The genomic region GAGAGCAACCAACTACCAGAAGAGATCGTCGGAGTGACTACTGCCGGTATCGAAGAACAGATCTTGCGAATGGACTCATGGCTCCGAGACGGTATTGCTCCGCGAATAGCCGGGACGCGGATCGTTAAGGTGCCCGTCGCTGAGGGACGAGTGGTTGTCATCATCCAAATCCCAAGAAGTTGGAGCTCGCCCCACTTGGCCAAACCTTCGTCCCAGTTTTATGCTCGGAACTCCGCAGGCAAATATCAGTTGGACGTTGCAGAAATCAGGACCGCGTTTGTCGCCTCGGAATCGATGGGGCAGCAAATTCGATCGTTCCGCGCCGATCGCCTTGCAAAACTGATCGGCAATGATTTTGCGATTGATTTTACCGGCCCGGCTCAGGTGGTTCTTCATGTCTGCCCGCTAATCTCGTTCACCCCGGGCTTCCAGGTGGATCTCGCCGCGCTCTCGGCTGACGAACGATTTCGAACCCAGCCCGGGCCGTTAGGTGCAAACCAAGAGGCCACTTCGTCACGCTTTATTTTCGATGGTCGTCTCCTGGTCTCCTCTCGCGACTCAGAACCGCAAACATCACACGCAAGCTCGCTCTTCTTCAGAAACGGCGCCATTGAAACGGTAAACTCCCAACTTCTTGAGCTCGATCGGAGAAGCAGATTCATTTCTGAACAGATTGAGCCCGCGGTAAACGAGACGTTGGAAGCCTATCTGGCCTTGCTTTCACACTTTGGAGTTACCCCTCCTTGGGTCGTTATGCTGAGTCTACTCAACGTTCGGGGATATCAGATGGAGAGTAGTTCTCTACCATATTTGAGCGCCAAACCGATTGATCGAGATCACCTGATCCTTCCCGAGGTTCTATTGGATGATGATGCGGGGCCTATAACAAGGGTGATGCGGTCATCCTATGACATTTTGTGGAATGCCTGCGGGATGGCTCGCTGCTTCCTCTATAACGAACAGGGAGATTGGACTGGCCGTGTGGGCAGCGACTAGATCGGTTTCGGATGCTGCACTTGTTTTGCGGCCTCTCAAGGTCAGATGATTCGCTAGCAACCGCGCTCTCACGCTTAAGCTTGAATGGTGGCAACTCCCCCACTATACACCCGGCATGGCAAAAGCTGGTGACCCCAATCTATCCGCATTCATCTGGTCAGTCGCGGACCTCCTGCGTGGAGATTACAAACAATCGGAATACGGCAAGGTCATCCTCCCATTCACCGTGCTGCGCCGTCTGGACTGCGTTCTGGAGCCAACCAAGGCGGCAGTGCTAGGCGAACTAGACAAACGCAGCAAAGCCGGAGTGAACCCCGAACCCTTCCTGCTCAAGAAGTCCGGCCAGCTCTTTTACAACACCTCGTCGCTTGACCTTAAAAAGCTCATGGGCGATCAGGACCACATAGGTGAAAATCTGCGCGCCTACATGCAGGCCTTCTCACCCGCCGTGCGCGATATTTTCGAGAGCTTCGAGTTCCATATCCAGATAGACCGACTCGCCAAGGCGAACCTGCTCTATCTCGTCACCGAGAAGTTCACGACCATCGATCTCCACCCTGACGCAGTCAGCAATGCCCAAATGGGTGCGGTGTTCGAGGAATTGATTCGTAAATTTGCCGAACTCTCCAACGAGACCGCCGGGGAACATTTCACCCCGCGAGAAGTCATCCGGCTTATGGTCAATCTCCTCTTCATCGAGGATGACGACGCTCTGACCAAACCCGGCGTCGTGCGCTCCCTGTATGACCCCACCGCAGGCACCGGCGGCATGCTCAGCGTGGCAGGCGAGCATCTCGCAAGCCTCAACCCAAATGCCCGCCTCGTCATGTATGGGCAGGAACTTAATCCCGAATCCTACGCCATCTGCAAAGCCGACATGCTCATCAAAGGGCAGGACATCGCCAATATCATCTTTGGCAACACCCTGTCGGCGGACGGCCTCCCGGGCAAATATTTCGACTACGCGCTCTCCAATCCGCCCTACGGAGTGGAATGGAAAAAGATCGAACGCGAAATCCGCAAGGAAGCCGAGGAAAGTGGCTTTAATGGACGCTTTGGTCCTGGTCTGCCGCGCGTGAGTGACGGCTCACTCCTTTTTCTTCTGCATCTCATTTCCAAAATGCGCCCGACCAAGGACGGCGGCAGCCGCCTCGGCATCGTGCTCAACGGCTCACCGCTTTTTACCGGAGGTGCTGGGTCCGGTGAGAGCGAGATTCGCCGCCACGTGCTGGAGAACGATCTAGTCGAAGCCATCATCGGCTTGCCGACCGATATGTTCTACAACACCGGCATCAGCACCTACGTCTGGATCGTCAGCAACCGCAAACCCCCCGCGCGCAAAGGAAAGGTCCAGCTGATTGATGCGAGCAGCTTCTGGCAGAAGATGCGAAAGAGCCTCGGCAGCAAACGGAAGGAGCTGAGCCCCGACCATATTGAGGAAATCACCCGTCTCTTCGGCAACGGCAAGAACGTCAAGAAAGACGGTGCGCCCATCAGCCGCATTTTTAAGAACGAAGAATTCGGCTACCGCACCATCACCGTCGAACGGCCCGAGCGCGATGCCAAGGGAAAGGTCGTCCTCGGCACCAGGGGTAAAGGGAAAGACAAGCCCGTGCCGGATGCCAATCTGCGTGATACGGAAAACGTGCCGCTGAGCGAGGATGTGGAAACCTACTTC from Verrucomicrobiales bacterium harbors:
- a CDS encoding ATP-binding protein, whose translation is MCCNPNCISRTLLDRKFVLEQLELGTTKSRMLFREKRIELVQRSDLEELISESIEEGREIDYKRDLPTPQTEQKKEFLHDVVSFANTTGGHICYGITESNQLPEEIVGVTTAGIEEQILRMDSWLRDGIAPRIAGTRIVKVPVAEGRVVVIIQIPRSWSSPHLAKPSSQFYARNSAGKYQLDVAEIRTAFVASESMGQQIRSFRADRLAKLIGNDFAIDFTGPAQVVLHVCPLISFTPGFQVDLAALSADERFRTQPGPLGANQEATSSRFIFDGRLLVSSRDSEPQTSHASSLFFRNGAIETVNSQLLELDRRSRFISEQIEPAVNETLEAYLALLSHFGVTPPWVVMLSLLNVRGYQMESSSLPYLSAKPIDRDHLILPEVLLDDDAGPITRVMRSSYDILWNACGMARCFLYNEQGDWTGRVGSD
- a CDS encoding SAM-dependent DNA methyltransferase, whose protein sequence is MAKAGDPNLSAFIWSVADLLRGDYKQSEYGKVILPFTVLRRLDCVLEPTKAAVLGELDKRSKAGVNPEPFLLKKSGQLFYNTSSLDLKKLMGDQDHIGENLRAYMQAFSPAVRDIFESFEFHIQIDRLAKANLLYLVTEKFTTIDLHPDAVSNAQMGAVFEELIRKFAELSNETAGEHFTPREVIRLMVNLLFIEDDDALTKPGVVRSLYDPTAGTGGMLSVAGEHLASLNPNARLVMYGQELNPESYAICKADMLIKGQDIANIIFGNTLSADGLPGKYFDYALSNPPYGVEWKKIEREIRKEAEESGFNGRFGPGLPRVSDGSLLFLLHLISKMRPTKDGGSRLGIVLNGSPLFTGGAGSGESEIRRHVLENDLVEAIIGLPTDMFYNTGISTYVWIVSNRKPPARKGKVQLIDASSFWQKMRKSLGSKRKELSPDHIEEITRLFGNGKNVKKDGAPISRIFKNEEFGYRTITVERPERDAKGKVVLGTRGKGKDKPVPDANLRDTENVPLSEDVETYFKREVLPHAPDAWIDHEKTKVGYEIPFNRHFYVFQPPRPLAEIDAELKTVTDRILTMIGGLTK